The Pseudomonadota bacterium region GGTCGGCAGGAGAAATGCGCGCTGCAGATTGGCCACCAGCCGCCGCGGCTTGATGCCTGTTCGCGCGCTTCCTGTCCAGACATTCCCGGGGCCGACGTCGACCTCGATCTCGCCTTCGAGGCTCGACAGGTCTACATTTCCCTGCAGAACGTTGTCGTGGCTCTCGATCATGACCGGTGCCGGCATCGGGTTGGCCAGGGTTGGCTGCGGTCGGAGAATCGCGGTGCCCCCCACGGTGATGGCGGACGCCTCTCTGGGGAAGACGTGGAGCAGGTTGTGGATGAGATCGGCTTCGACGTAGACGCTGAACTCGTCATCGACGGGCGCGTCGACGTCTGGCGGAGGAGGCATGAGAAAGCTCGTGGGTGGCAGGTTGTAGATCTTCCCGTTCACGCGGCTGGGGACCTTGGTGGTCGTGGCGCCGTCGATGGCATAGGTGGGGGTGCCCATCAACGTGACCTTACCGGGGGTGGTGAGCGCGTAGGGCCAGCGCCGGCGCAGCAGGGCGTCGTACACGGTCGTTCGGTCGCCAACCTTGACGGTGACCACGAGATCGATGCAGAACGGCGGCACCGACGTGCGGCTGCTTCCTCGGTCCGCCCAGCCCTGCGCAGGGTTCTCGCTGGTCGAGTTGTCGACCGAGTACCGTTCTGCGTAGGCGTCGAACGTGATGGTGGCCGTTCCGGGGAAGTGATCTGCGCCAGTTGGGAACACGGGACGCTGGGAGAATCGGGCGAGCAGATCCGGGCGTTCGGCGTCGTGCCCGTCAGTGGCCCCTCCGATGGCCGTGTCTGCGGCGTCGTCGAGCTCGGCTGCCAGCTGGTTCACCGCAGCCTGGGCGATCAGCAGGGATTGTGACTGTGCCTGGTAGGTGTTCGCGAAGTTCAGGTTCAGCAGGGCGGTGGAGGCCAGTGAGAAGCACACGACGACGAGCAGGGCTGACACCAGTAGAACGGTGATGAGGGCAGAGCCGCGTCGATGTCCAGGCATTCCCCTGATTATATCAGAGGCTGCGTCGCAGCGTCCATCCGCCGAATGGGCTGCGACTCGAACACGCGGGCGTGGCCTCTCCCGCGTGTTGCAGGGGGCACGCAGGGTTACGAGAAGCCCTCTGTAGATGGCGAAGCGTGTCTGCTGGCTTGGTCTCCTGGCGCTGCTGCTCACCCTTGCGTGTGTGCAGCCGTGTCGAGCGCAGACCCGTTCGGAAGAACCTGCTGTCGAGCTCGTCTGCGAGGCCGGCGTTCCCTTTCGGTGGCGCCTGGAGGGCGGGCAGTGGCACGAGACCCGGAGCAATCGGCATTGGGTGCCGGGTCTCGACGCGCAGGGGCGGCCCCTGGTCTACGAGGTGGCGGTTGACGCCCCGGCTGGCCTGATTCATCGCTGGTCCTTCCATCGCGGTGATCTGAAGGTGATTCAGTTCCTCCGCAGCGGCTACCGCTTTGAGCCGAAGGTCGTGCTCGATGTCACCCGCGTCTTGTTGACGCTCGCCCTCGCGGTGATCGTTGCATCCCTGTTTGGCTTCACCCACATGCGTCGCAGCCGCGAGCTGCGCCTTCGTCTCGACGAGACGCGTGAGCGGCTGTCTGAGTCAGAGGCGCGAGCGGGTCTCTTTCCCCTCGACGGCAGTGCGCCGACGCGGGTGGACGGCTACGAGGTGGTCAAGAAGATCGGTGTCGGGGGAATGGCGGTGGTCTACCACGTTCGTCGCAACGGCACTGACCACGCGATGAAGCTGCCCCTTCCGAACGTTCTCGATGATGACGATTTTCGCGCGCGCTTCGCCCGCGAGGCGAAGGTGGCGGCCACGCTCCACCATCCGAACATCGTGCACGTGTACGACGTCAACGACGGTCTTGGTGATTTCGGGTATCCGTACCTCGTGATGGATCTGGTGAACGGGGTCTCTCTCAAGGAGCGGCTCCGGATGTCGATGATGCCTGTGGAGGTCATCGGGCAGGTAGGTCTTCAGGTGCTCGATGCGCTCGCCTATCTCCACCAGCGCGGCATCGTGCATCGTGACATCAAGCCGGCCAACATCATGGTCTGCCCGAATGGTGGCGCTCGTCTCATGGACTTTGGCATCGCCTATGCCGCAAGCGCGCACAGCGGGCGTCTCACGAGGACCGGCGACCTCCTGGGGACGCCGATGTATTTCGCGCCAGAGCAGTTCGTCGACGATCATCAGTCCATCGACCCGAGAATCGACGTATATGGCGCGGGCATGCTCTTGTACGAGGCGCTGGCGGGTCGATTCCCCTGGAGCGGCGACGATTCCATGGCTCTCATGCTCGACAAGATGTCGAAGGCCCCCACCGAGCTGCGCGAGGCGTGCCCGCACGTATCGCTTCGGGTATCTGACGTCGTGATGCGCATGATCTCCCGAGACCCGGAGGCACGCTATCCCACGGCGGCCGAAGCGCGCGACGCATTGCGCGCGGCGCTCGCGGGGTGAGGGGCTGGGCTCGGTGAGAGCCCGTGCCCGTTTCGGCGAGAGGCGGGGGGTCACTGCCCGAGGGCGGGGTGCGCGCGGTCGTAGGCCGCGCGCACCCCGCCCTCGGGCAGTGACCCCCCGGCATCGGCGTGGGTGGGAGGCATGTCCGGCGCAAGCGCCTCAGTGGCCGTCAGCGCGTCGGGCTTGTCGAGCGCCAGCATGGCCAGCACCTCACCCACGTCTTGCGGTCGCAACCTCCGGTCGATCTGCGTCATGGCTTCGATGGCGTCGTGCAGCCTGCTGGGGAGATCGGGGCGGAGCGTTCGGAGATCGGCCAGGCTGGCCTTGCCGTTGGCGATGGCCAATGCTTCCGGTGGCGAGTGGCCCGAGGCCAGGGCGTGCAGCGTGATGCCCAGGGCGTAGATGTCTGAGCGGGCATCGGTTCCGCCGAGATACTGCTCCACCGCCGCGAACCCTCGCGTCAGAACCCCTCGCGCCGTGGTCTGGGTCGAGCGGCGCGAGCTCGGATCGAGGCGCTTCGCGTTCCCGAAATCGATGAGGCTGATCCGGGGTTCGGTGCGGTTCTCCATGATGTTTCCCGGTTTGAGGTCCCGGTAGATCACGGGGGGAGAGAGCGTGTGCAGGTAGGTCAGCACATCGCACAGCTGAGCGGCCCAGTGCAGGAGCGTGACCGCCGCAGGCGGGCTGTCGCCTCGGGTGATGGTGTCGAGGGTCTCGCCGTCGATGGGCTCCATGACCAGGGCTTTCACGGCGTCGGTCTCGAGGCGCTCATGCAGCCGCGGTATCGCTGGATGACGCAGGCTCGCGAGCATGTCGCCCTCTTCGCGCAAGCGCGTGATGGCCGCCGTCGTGAAGCGGCCGTGTGTGTCCGGCACCAGCATCTTCAGGGCGAACGCGCAGCCCAGGTCTTCGTTCCAGGCCAGATGCACCGTGGCCATGCCGCCTCGGCCGAGCGGGCGAACCAGCCGATAGGGAGGCGGAAGATCGGTCATGGGTTCAGAGGTTCAAGAGCGTCACGTTGCTCCCTGCATCACGGGCACGCTTGTTTCTTCGGCGCGTCGGCGCGAGGAGTCATCGCGGACGGGCTTGAACCTGTGTCAGCGTGAGCGATGTGAAGGTTCCGCCGTGGGCTCAGGAGACCACCGTCTGCGCGTACGAGGTCGAGCTGCGCGTGCAGCGAGGGCCTTCAGCTGGTGAGTGTCACGTGCTGCGTGACTTCCCGGTCTTTGTCGGCCGAGGCGCCGACGTCGACATTCGT contains the following coding sequences:
- a CDS encoding serine/threonine protein kinase, translating into MTDLPPPYRLVRPLGRGGMATVHLAWNEDLGCAFALKMLVPDTHGRFTTAAITRLREEGDMLASLRHPAIPRLHERLETDAVKALVMEPIDGETLDTITRGDSPPAAVTLLHWAAQLCDVLTYLHTLSPPVIYRDLKPGNIMENRTEPRISLIDFGNAKRLDPSSRRSTQTTARGVLTRGFAAVEQYLGGTDARSDIYALGITLHALASGHSPPEALAIANGKASLADLRTLRPDLPSRLHDAIEAMTQIDRRLRPQDVGEVLAMLALDKPDALTATEALAPDMPPTHADAGGSLPEGGVRAAYDRAHPALGQ
- a CDS encoding serine/threonine protein kinase, yielding MAKRVCWLGLLALLLTLACVQPCRAQTRSEEPAVELVCEAGVPFRWRLEGGQWHETRSNRHWVPGLDAQGRPLVYEVAVDAPAGLIHRWSFHRGDLKVIQFLRSGYRFEPKVVLDVTRVLLTLALAVIVASLFGFTHMRRSRELRLRLDETRERLSESEARAGLFPLDGSAPTRVDGYEVVKKIGVGGMAVVYHVRRNGTDHAMKLPLPNVLDDDDFRARFAREAKVAATLHHPNIVHVYDVNDGLGDFGYPYLVMDLVNGVSLKERLRMSMMPVEVIGQVGLQVLDALAYLHQRGIVHRDIKPANIMVCPNGGARLMDFGIAYAASAHSGRLTRTGDLLGTPMYFAPEQFVDDHQSIDPRIDVYGAGMLLYEALAGRFPWSGDDSMALMLDKMSKAPTELREACPHVSLRVSDVVMRMISRDPEARYPTAAEARDALRAALAG